Proteins found in one Anopheles aquasalis chromosome 3, idAnoAquaMG_Q_19, whole genome shotgun sequence genomic segment:
- the LOC126577832 gene encoding prisilkin-39-like, whose translation MIATASMLFKMLLLTSFLSQLAYCQPAGAIRSRRAAATTDPLLTADIVPKAAAAAATTSSSSTNQQADGSSPRTQRSYYAGSTFGGSSSERLFDFGLLGKPYYAGNRGGYYPSGGYYPQGGYYPQGGYLPQGGYYPQSGYPSGGYFPGTNTLGVGGGIGGGGVYGGYGGYGGFGGNGGLQSYYGYNNDQYYGNRNLGYGYYTGTTPSGYIGSSLVSGFRGYN comes from the exons ATGATTGCCACCGCCAGTATGCTGTTTAAG ATGCTGCTATTGACCTCGTTTCTGTCGCAACTGGCGTACTGTCAGCCGGCTGGCGCGATACGCAGCCGGCGAGCCGCTGCCACCACGGACCCATTGTTGACGGCCGATATCGTGCCgaaagcagcggcagcagcagcgaccaccagcagcagttccactAACCAACAGGCCGACGGTAGTTCACCGAGAACTCAGCGCAGTTACTACGCCGGTAGCACCTTTGGTGGAAGCTCCAGTGAACGAT TGTTTGACTTTGGACTGCTGGGCAAACCGTACTATGCGGGCAATCGCGGTGGATACTATCCATCGGGAGGTTACTATCCGCAGGGTGGTTACTACCCGCAGGGTGGTTACCTACCGCAGGGCGGATACTACCCG CAGTCCGGTTATCCCAGCGGTGGCTACTTCCCGGGCACGAATACGCTCGGTGTTGGCGGTGGaattggcggtggtggcgtctaCGGTGGATATGGTGGCTACGGAGGATTCGGAGGTAACGGGGGACTACAGAGCTACTATGGCTACAACAACGACCAGTACTATGGCAACCGCAATCTAGGCTATGGCTACTACACGGGAACCACACCGTCCGGTTACATTGGCTCGTCCCTAGTCAGCGGTTTCCGTGGCTACAACTGA